From a region of the Macrobrachium nipponense isolate FS-2020 chromosome 20, ASM1510439v2, whole genome shotgun sequence genome:
- the LOC135194958 gene encoding LOW QUALITY PROTEIN: uncharacterized protein LOC135194958 (The sequence of the model RefSeq protein was modified relative to this genomic sequence to represent the inferred CDS: deleted 1 base in 1 codon) gives MVVTMDSTGGCGPGDGEERKPDLSTRQDHPVATAAAAAPTPTPTSAAKLAKVSSFDKEPSKNSDKLLTAVNRWSQEENSAVTPGESSQVFKLPHSLPLANGVTAATAAAAAVNGVYKPSAGHPAQAVGFKLAGGRHSEQSLLNNNLIEDKCNLRCNDEKSYCMYHKFPTKVNNNVYPEKASSVKDGMDEYFQMNASVISSKHSSQPPQQQQQAKCNELSPSRDASKYPDHLNLLNGEEEDEDDGCIYTYKGENFEANLSHLIDMCLSCGLPNTERGGDGRDAIVHRLMNGSPRADPPEQNNLFSPEMDFLEMDFDPGPNGDGDADSDCEDNCVDECDSRLVIDHNAAFSVAGALNPISRKTNNYCSEMRNLMCKRCESSICDGKIDNVALNLRLHENSSPLNFGRGPNDGLDDRPNVGNGVLNVPRDTMNVPKDLNVALNQFSGSHCRLSSQSVSLVPDDDNDPQDNDSIENNLGEADDMDMIDDEDGEDADDEDGDDSNSDMPELSERLPACNGSSEFVLRDESSCHVHCSAKKSINKQSNKSANNNLGSVSAPEVSPAKEYSPLEKFGRSISFHNQLSSPKYENVCFTRRSPKSGDENPCQAAGSTRKSAADREGANLEICAGRLNSRENSVFNILSDPNAGSSQSLNSVFDTTKESSAGMLGKHSSVVSLPSATATSTGHSSVLLTSPALSSPMRTGARSPPVTLSGTSSAPCPLPVKSLRPKNTNPSQDPNTASEGEGGGDESCPRVKKVMIWTELQASGRQVTQIATSACGATAIINVLLALDYPHTLEEVQNSIKTRLRAELAPVVDYLLSRSVAGTTHKDLIEGVTLLSKGSIKAKFFHMFPKRAVQLSRWLAQWIGRGGVPLATLNLQVGVAVGQTIPDAWHHQMIFGVGPQGIYLTNPLECVSDCLLGEQLCTDSVLLVRRADIVSRWGQGDKLIRLTKQKDPRWLDMNVLGQVLGVLKEQAAPPIMQGRRHLTSHVAIPAAYQSGVTIFMRADNSEIHTLLEAEELPLLE, from the exons GTCACCATGGACAGCACTGGAGGGTGTGGTCCAGGAGACGGAGAAGAGAGAAAACCAGACCTGAGCACAAGACAAGATCATCCAGtcgctactgctgctgctgctgctcctactcctactcctacttCTGCCGCCAAGCTTGCAAAAGTTTCTTCTTTTGATAAGGAACCTTCTAAAAACTCTGACAAATTACTGACAG CTGTGAATCGATGGAGCCAGGAAGAGAACAGTGCCGTGACCCCGGGGGAGTCAAGTCAGGTCTTTAAGCTCCCCCATTCCCTTCCTCTTGCCAACGGAGTGACGGCAGCAACGGCCGCAGCAGCTGCGGTCAATGGCGTCTACAAGCCTTCTGCAGGTCACCCTGCACAGGCTGTGGGATTTAAGCTGGCAGGAGGGAGGCACAGTGAACAGTCTCTTCTCAATAATAATCTAATCGAAGACAAGTGTAACCTTAGATGTAATGACGAAAAGTCGTATTGTATGTACCACAAGTTCCCCACAAAAGTGAACAACAATGTCTACCCAGAGAAGGCCAGCTCCGTCAAAGACGGAATGGACGAGTACTTTCAGATGAATGCCTCTGTAATCTCTAGCAAGCATTCTTCGCAGCcaccgcagcagcagcagcaagccaAGTGTAACGAGCTGAGCCCAAGCAGAGATGCCTCCAAATACCCTGACCATCTCAATCTTCTCAACGGAGAAGAGGAGGACGAAGACGACGGATGCATCTACACATACAAGGGGGAGAACTTTGAGGCAAACCTCTCGCACCTCATAGACATGTGCCTCAGCTGCGGACTTCCGAATACTGAGCGTGGCGGTGATGGCCGTGACGCCATCGTGCATAGGTTGATGAATGGGTCTCCCAGAGCGGATCCGCCGGAACAGAACAATCTGTTTTCGCCGGAGATGGACTTTTTAGAAATGGATTTCGACCCGGGGCCCAACGGGGATGGGGACGCCGACTCT GACTGTGAAGATAACTGTGTTGATGAGTGTGATAGTAGGTTAGTTATAGATCATAATGCTGCCTTTAGTGTTGCTGGTGCTTTGAATCCTATTAGTAGAAAAACCAATAATTATTGTTCTGAAATGAGGAACCTCATGTGCAAGAGGTGTGAGTCAAGTATATGTGATGGCAAAATAGACAACGTGGCCTTGAATTTGCGTTTGCACGAAAACTCTTCGCCCTTAAATTTTGGCCGAGGCCCCAACGATGGTTTGGACGACAGACCCAACGTTGGGAACGGGGTTTTAAATGTGCCAAGAGATACGATGAACGTTCCGAAAGACTTGAACGTAGCATTAAATCAGTTTAGTGGTTCTCATTGTCGATTAAGTAGCCAATCAGTGTCTCTAGTCccagatgatgataatgaccCACAAGACAATGACAGCATTGAAAACAATCTCGGCGAAGCCGACGACATGGACATGATAGATGACGAGGACGGGGAGGATGCCGACGACGAAGACGGGGACGACAGCAACTCCGACATGCCCGAACTGAGCGAGAGGCTTCCTGCATGCAACGGCAGCAGCGAATTTGTGTTGCGAGATGAGTCGTCCTGTCACGTTCACTGCAGCGCTAAGAAGAGTATTAACAAGCAGAGCAACAAGTCTGCAAACAACAATCTTGGGTCTGTCTCGGCTCCGGAAGTCAGCCCTGCGAAGGAGTACAGCCCGCTTGAGAAATTCGGCAGAAGTATCAGTTTTCACAACCAGCTTTCGAGTCCCAAGTACGAAAACGTCTGCTTCACCAGACGGTCCCCAAAGAGTGGTGACGAGAATCCTTGCCAGGCAGCTGGAAGCACGAGGAAAAGTGCAGCCGACAGGGAAGGCGCAAATCTTGAAATTTGTGCTGGGAGACTGAATAGCCGTGAGAACTCTGTCTTTAATATTCTCTCGGACCCAAATGCAGGGTCTTCACAG AGTTTGAATTCTGTCTTTGATACCACCAAGGAAAGCAGTGCAGGCATGCTGGGCAAACATAGCAGCGTTGTGTCCTTACCTAGTGCTACGGCTACATCCACCGGTCATTCGTCGGTCCTGCTGACGTCGCCCGCCTTGTCGTCTCCTATGCGAACGGGAGCCAGAAGTCCTCCGGTGACACTGAGTGGGACAAGTTCTGCTCCATGTCCCCTTCCAGTGAAATCTCTGCGACCTAAGAACACTAATCCAAGTCAGGACCCAAATAcg GCTAgcgaaggagaaggaggaggagacgagagtTGTCCCAGGGTCAAGAAGGTCATGATTTGGACAGAGCTCCAGGCCTCAGGGAGACAAGTTACTCAAATTGCTACCTCAGCATGTGGAGCCACTGCCATTATCAATGTATTG CTAGCTTTAGACTACCCACACACCTTGGAAGAGGTACAGAACAGCATCAAGACTCGGCTACGAGCAGAACTGGCTCCCGTGGTAGATTATCTGCTCTCGCGGTCAGTAGCGGGCACGACTCACAAAGACCTCATCGAAGGAGTTACGTTACTTTCCAAAGGGTCGATCAAGGCCAAGTTCTTCCATATGTTTCCTAAACGGGCAGTGCAACTCTCTCGGTGGCTTGCTCAGTGGATAGGAAGAG GTGGAGTACCTCTTGCAACATTGAATCTACAAGTTGGTGTGGCTGTTGGCCAGACCATTCCTGACGCATGGCATCATCAGATGATTTTTGGAGTTGGCCCGCAAGGGATCTACCTCACTAACCCTCTGGAGTGTGTGTCTGACTGTCTCTTAGGAGAGCAGCTCTGTACTGACAGTGTACTGTTAGTAAGGAGAGCAGATATAGTTAGCAGATGGGGCCAAGGAGATAAGCTGATACGGTTAACAAAGCAGAAGGATCCGAGGTGGCTGGATATGAATGTTCTAG GTCAAGTACTAGGTGTATTGAAAGAACAGGCAGCCCCTCCCATCATGCAGGGCCGACGCCACCTAACTTCTCACGTGGCAATCCCAGCTGCGTACCAGTCTGGCGTAACGATCTTCATGAGGGCTGACAACAGTGAAATCCATACGTTGCTTGAAGCAGAGGAGTTACCATTGTTAGAATGA